In Calonectris borealis chromosome 22, bCalBor7.hap1.2, whole genome shotgun sequence, one genomic interval encodes:
- the PHOSPHO1 gene encoding phosphoethanolamine/phosphocholine phosphatase isoform X2: MKRCCEGVGLPCLFKGVGMASPRPPKYLLIFDFDETIINENSDDSIVRAAPGQALPEHIRQTFREGFYNEYMQRVLAYMGDQGVKMGDFKTVYENIPLSPGMPDLFQFLSKNHELFEIILISDANMFGIECNLRAAGFYSLFRKIFSNPSGFDKRGYFTLGPYHSHKCLDCPANMCKRKILTEYLAERAQEEVEFERVFYVGDGANDFCPSVTLTSADVAFPRKGYPMHRMTQEMEKKQPGAFQATVVPWESAAEVARYLQEVLKKKC; the protein is encoded by the exons ATGAAAAGGTGCTGTGAGGGCGTCGGGCTGCCATGCCTGTTTAAG GGTGTTGGTATGGCCAGCCCCCGGCCTCCCAAATACCTCCTCATCTTCGATTTTGATGAGACCATCATCAATGAGAACAGCGATGACTCCATCGTCCGGGCGGCGCCGGGGCAGGCGCTTCCGGAGCACATCCGACAGACCTTCCGCGAGGGCTTCTACAACGAGTACATGCAGCGTGTCCTGGCGTACATGGGGGATCAGGGTGTCAAGATGGGGGACTTCAAGACAGTCTATGAGAACATTCCCCTGTCCCCCGGCATGCCGGACCTCTTCCAGTTCCTCTCCAAGAACCACGAGCTCTTCGAGATCATCCTCATCTCCGATGCCAACATGTTCGGCATCGAATGCAATCTGAGGGCAGCCGGTTTCTACTCCCTCTTCCGCAAGATCTTCAGCAACCCATCCGGCTTTGACAAGAGGGGGTACTTCACCTTGGGGCCCTACCACAGCCACAAGTGCCTTGACTGCCCGGCCAACATGTGCAAACGCAAAATCCTAACGGAGTACCTGGCGGAGAGAGCCCAGGAGGAGGTGGAGTTCGAGAGGGTCTTCTACGTGGGAGACGGTGCCAATGACTTCTGCCCTTCCGTGACTTTGACTTCAGCTGATGTGGCTTTCCCGCGGAAAGGCTACCCCATGCACCGGATGACCCAAGAGATGGAGAAGAAGCAGCCTGGAGCCTTCCAGGCCACTGTCGTCCCCTGGGAGTCGGCTGCAGAGGTCGCCCGTTATCTCCAGGAGGTCCTCAAGAAGAAGTGCTGA
- the PHOSPHO1 gene encoding phosphoethanolamine/phosphocholine phosphatase isoform X3, translated as MRAGAAAIGCAGGDARGLRLFRGAAPRLRLRRFKGPALAAAPAAAPAPPHRTGPDRAPPAPRSRAAGAGPRSRPRRRAACAPTGTGADRALPGGSDLLKDQDICSPLPSQRAEGVFKPGSGERGSSRRRLLSDGSLNVSVAERGSPSSPEGKMAQDMTEKELLKMELDQLKKEVKNERQMVSKTGKEIKEYIESMAGEDPLLKGIPEDKNPFKEKGGCTIS; from the exons ATGCGCGCCGGCGCGGCTGCCATTGGCTGTGCGGGCGGTGACGCGCGGGGACTGCGGTTGTTCCGCGGAGCCGCGCCGCGGCTCCGTTTGCGTCGCTTTAAAGGGCCCGCGCtcgcggcagccccggcagcggcgccggccccgccgcaccgGACCGGACCGGACCGCGCACCCCCTGCGCCGCGCTCCcgagccgccggggccgggccccgtTCACGGCCGAGACGCCGGGCTGCCTGCGCACCCACCGGCACCGGGGCGGACCGGGCGCTCCCGGGAGGTTCCGACCTG CTTAAGGACCAAGACATCTGCTCCCCGCTACCCTCCCAGAGAGCTGAAGGAGTCTTCAAGCCTGGATCAGGAGAGCGAGGGTCCAGTCGACGGCGTCTCCTCTCGGATGGATCTCTGAACGTCTCCGTCGCTGAGAGAGGCAGCCCCTCGTCCCCGGAG GGCAAAATGGCTCAGGACATGACAGAGAAGGAGCTGCTGAAGATGGAGCTGGATCAGCTGAAGAAGGAGGTGAAGAACGAGAGGCAAATG GTCTCCAAGACCGGCAAAGAGATCAAGGAGTACATCGAGTCCATGGCGGGCGAGGACCCGCTGCTGAAAGGAATCCCCGAAGACAAGAACCCCTTTAAGGAGAAGGGCGGCTGTACAATAAGCTGA
- the ABI3 gene encoding ABI gene family member 3: MSELEQLQQRDIPAGRQVLRDHHCNLRRVADYCESNYLQASDKRKALEETMALSTQSLASVTYQVSSLATAFLRLLDLQAAELRKVEADVGCVAQRVDMHKEKVSRREIGSLTVSKRFPSYQKIVSPPSPPCLEPYYRKPLNFSVLDDIGHGIKDHSTQLSRTGTLARKGIKSAAQAAGTLGRSTRVPEPIQPPVVPEGKLSAASSTSSLISVSSSGAPAAPGEGIPAPPPLPSLPGPSPPPAAAVPPPPPLPRDLPPPGDLAVSPPDLMSPPPVDLELPPPPPSALPDFEDLAPPPPPAAEDPPWVPESYLEKVVALYPYTRQKDNELSFQPGALLFVTRRYSDGWCEGLMGEEAGFFPGNYVEPF, from the exons ATGTcggagctggagcagctgcagcagcgcgACATCCCTGCGGGCCGGCAGGTCCTGCGCGACCACCACTGCAACCTCCGCAGGGTCGCCGACTACTGCGAGAGCAACTACCTGCAG GCGAGCGACAAGCGGAAGGCGCTGGAGGAGACGATGGCGCTGAGCACGCAGTCCCTGGCCAGCGTGACCTACCAGGTCAGCAGCCTGGCCACCGCCTTCCTCCGGCTGCTGGACCTGCAGGCGGCCGAGCTGCGGAAGGTGGAGGCCGACGTCGGCTGCGTGGCCCAG AGGGTTGACATGCACAAGGAGAAGGTGTCTCGCCGGGAGATCGGCTCGTTGACCGTCAGCAAGAGGTTCCCGTCCTACCAGAAGatcgtgtccccccccagcccgccctgccTGGAGCCCTACTACAGGAAACCCCTCAACTTCAGCGTCCTGGACGACATCGGCCACGGCATAAAG GACCACAGCACCCAGCTGTCCCGCACGGGCACCCTGGCTCGGAAGGGGATCAAGTCGGCGGCGCAGGCTGCAGGCACCCTGGG GAGAAGCACCCGCGTCCCCGAGCCCATCCAGCCACCCGTGGTTCCCGAGGGCAAGCTCTCCGcggcctcctccacctcctcgcTGATATCTGTCAG CTCGAGcggagccccggcagcccccggtgAAGGCATCCCCGCaccgccgccgctcccctcccTGCCGGGGCCATCCCCACCGCCTGCGGCTGCCGTCCCACCgcccccacctctccccaggGACCTGCCACCGCCGGGGGACCTGGCCGTGTCCCCGCCGGACCTCATGTCCCCCC CCCCCGTTGACCTCGAGCTGCCGCCGCCACCACCGTCAGCTTTGCCCGACTTTGAGGATTTGGCCCCACCGCCACCGCCCGCCGCAGAAGATCCCCCTTGGGTCCCGGAGAGCTACCTGGAGAAAG TGGTGGCCCTCTACCCCTACACGCGGCAGAAGGACAACGAGCTCTCCTTCCAGCCCGGCGCCCTCCTCTTCGTCACGCGGCGGTACTCGGACGGCTGGTGCGAGGGCCTCATGGGCGAGGAAGCGGGTTTCTTCCCCGGCAATTACGTGGAGCCCTTCTGA
- the PHOSPHO1 gene encoding phosphoethanolamine/phosphocholine phosphatase isoform X1 — protein sequence MRAGAAAIGCAGGDARGLRLFRGAAPRLRLRRFKGPALAAAPAAAPAPPHRTGPDRAPPAPRSRAAGAGPRSRPRRRAACAPTGTGADRALPGGSDLGVGMASPRPPKYLLIFDFDETIINENSDDSIVRAAPGQALPEHIRQTFREGFYNEYMQRVLAYMGDQGVKMGDFKTVYENIPLSPGMPDLFQFLSKNHELFEIILISDANMFGIECNLRAAGFYSLFRKIFSNPSGFDKRGYFTLGPYHSHKCLDCPANMCKRKILTEYLAERAQEEVEFERVFYVGDGANDFCPSVTLTSADVAFPRKGYPMHRMTQEMEKKQPGAFQATVVPWESAAEVARYLQEVLKKKC from the exons ATGCGCGCCGGCGCGGCTGCCATTGGCTGTGCGGGCGGTGACGCGCGGGGACTGCGGTTGTTCCGCGGAGCCGCGCCGCGGCTCCGTTTGCGTCGCTTTAAAGGGCCCGCGCtcgcggcagccccggcagcggcgccggccccgccgcaccgGACCGGACCGGACCGCGCACCCCCTGCGCCGCGCTCCcgagccgccggggccgggccccgtTCACGGCCGAGACGCCGGGCTGCCTGCGCACCCACCGGCACCGGGGCGGACCGGGCGCTCCCGGGAGGTTCCGACCTG GGTGTTGGTATGGCCAGCCCCCGGCCTCCCAAATACCTCCTCATCTTCGATTTTGATGAGACCATCATCAATGAGAACAGCGATGACTCCATCGTCCGGGCGGCGCCGGGGCAGGCGCTTCCGGAGCACATCCGACAGACCTTCCGCGAGGGCTTCTACAACGAGTACATGCAGCGTGTCCTGGCGTACATGGGGGATCAGGGTGTCAAGATGGGGGACTTCAAGACAGTCTATGAGAACATTCCCCTGTCCCCCGGCATGCCGGACCTCTTCCAGTTCCTCTCCAAGAACCACGAGCTCTTCGAGATCATCCTCATCTCCGATGCCAACATGTTCGGCATCGAATGCAATCTGAGGGCAGCCGGTTTCTACTCCCTCTTCCGCAAGATCTTCAGCAACCCATCCGGCTTTGACAAGAGGGGGTACTTCACCTTGGGGCCCTACCACAGCCACAAGTGCCTTGACTGCCCGGCCAACATGTGCAAACGCAAAATCCTAACGGAGTACCTGGCGGAGAGAGCCCAGGAGGAGGTGGAGTTCGAGAGGGTCTTCTACGTGGGAGACGGTGCCAATGACTTCTGCCCTTCCGTGACTTTGACTTCAGCTGATGTGGCTTTCCCGCGGAAAGGCTACCCCATGCACCGGATGACCCAAGAGATGGAGAAGAAGCAGCCTGGAGCCTTCCAGGCCACTGTCGTCCCCTGGGAGTCGGCTGCAGAGGTCGCCCGTTATCTCCAGGAGGTCCTCAAGAAGAAGTGCTGA